Genomic segment of uncultured Desulfobacter sp.:
GGGTTTCTCACCGGGGCTTCCATTTCCCGGCTCTTTGCCGCAGGCATCCTGCCCGGCCTGCTCATCGCGATCTCTTTGATCGCCGTTGCCACATTGATCTCCTGGAAGAACGGATTTGCCCCGGAAAACCAATTTTCCTGGCAAACCCTGGTGCGTACAGCCAAAGATGCCCTGCTGGCACTGGGCGCGCCGGTCATCATTTTAGGCGGGATTCTTTCCGGTGTATTTACGGCAACGGAGTCGGCAGCGGTGGCGGTGGTGTATGCCCTGGTCGTATCCATGGTTGTATACAGACAGATACGGTTCAAAGATATTATTCCGATTTTCGGTCAGGCCGGCATCACCTCTGCCATTGTGATGTTCATTATCTCCACGGCCTATGTATTTTCCTGGATCGCCGCCATTGAAAACATCCCTGACGCACTGGCAGGCGGACTTTTAAGCATCACGGACAGCCCCGTATACCTGCTGCTTTTGATAAACCTTGTGCTGCTGATCACCGGCGTTTTTGTGGAAACCACGGCATCCTTGATCTTGCTGGTCCCCATGATCACCGCCATGGTGCCCAACCTGGGCATAGATTTGGTTCAGCTGGGCGTGATTGTGGTGGCCAATCTTGCCATCGGCATGCTCACCCCGCCCATGGGCATCTGCCTGATTGTCTCGTCAAGTATTTCCGGGCAGAGCATCGGGGCGGTGAGCCGCCGTGTGGTGCCGTTTTTACTGGTGCTCATTGTGGATCTTGCCCTGATCACATTTTATCCGCCGTTGACCATGTGGCTGGCCCGAATTCTTGGTCCTTAGTTCCCCATGCGAATGTGGGAGACAAAGAAATCCCTAAACTCATCCTCCCGGTGGCTGACGTATAAAATGGTGCTTAACTGCTCCGCTGCCACCTGACCCAAAAAGTCCAGAACCGCATTACGGTTGGCCCGGTCCAGTCCATGGGTGGGTTCGTCCAGCACCAGAAGATCGGGCAGTTTTATCAGGGCCCGGGCAATGAGCGTCAGTCGCTGATCGGCATAGGAAAGGCTGCGGAAAGGGGCGTCTGCTTTATATGCCAGACTGATTCGTTCCAGCCAGGCCATGGCTTTTTTATCATCTTCAGGCGTTGGGCGCTGGTACAGGCCGATGGTGTCATAAATACCGGAGGTCACACAGGCCAGAACGCTGCCGGCCACCCGATAGCTGCGGTGAAATTCCGTGCTGACAATACCCATCCTTTTTTTCAACTCCCAGATGGACTCTCCAGTGCCCCGGCGGGTGCCGAATATCCACAACCGATTCCGGTAGCAGGCGGGATGATCGCCCGAGATCATCTGCAGCAACGTGGATTTACCGCAGCCGTTGGGACCCGACACCAGGGTATGCTGCCCCGTAGAGATGCTCAGGTTTAAACCGGAAAAAACAGGATCTCCCGAATAACCTGCATGGCCGTCTTCAAGCCTGACAAGTTCATTTAAATGCGGTATTTCCCCGGGCACAGCATCTTTCAAACCACCTGTTTTTGCAGTTTTTAAATCATTGATGTCGGCTGAAAAGTGTGCCGGTCCCTGGAAGTCAATCAGTTTAGGCAATATATCCTGCCGCGGCCCGCAAAGGGGCATCTGTCCATTGTCAATCACCGCAATATGAGTGGCGCCGGCGGGGAGGTCCCCTGGATCATACACAAAAACCAGGATACCCATCCCGCAAGCCCTGCAATGATCCAGTGCCGTATCAAGCTGTCCGCAACCAGCCTTGTCCAGACCGTCAAAGGGAGACTGTATCAACAGCCATTGACTGCCCGATGAGATCCTTGACAGAAGCAGCAGTTTTCGGGTCTGCCCCGTGGACAACTGCCGATAGCCCTGGTCCAGCACCTGATCCATGCCAAAGGCACAGATCATGTCGGTATATTGATCCGGATCATGGATAAAGGCCCGGGCCAGGGTACCCGGATCCAGGCGATCCATGAAATCGCTGTCATCATTTTTAAGTTCCTGTTCAAATATCTCCTGCTGCCCGGCAAAGGAAAAAATGCCCATATCTTTGGGCAGGCAGATTTCAGCGCCTGGAATGTTGGCGTGATCCGGGGACAACAGATTAAAAAACTTATCAATCCCGGACCGGTTTTGACCCAGGATGCACCAGAATTCACCGGCTGAGGCTTCAAACAAAGGGATATTTAAATCAGATATTTTTGCATTTTCTATTTTCATGGGCGTATTCAACCAGGTTTCCGTCATTTCAGCAAGCCTGAATTTTCCATAAAAAAACGATTCAAAGCCGCTTTGTCCATATTTGAATAATTTGGTTTTGCAAAACGCCTGAGATTTTGCTAAAAGCCTTCAGTGGAAAACAGTACCATGTTGAATGTGAAACAGGAGAAGGTAGACAAGTGACCGGTTTTCAAGCCAAAACAATATATGTCGATGTGGATGACGTTGTATCCAGAACCACAGAAACTTATCCGGGTGTTGTGGCCCAGGAGTTTGGAAAGACCGTATCCTTTGAAGACCTGACCGGTTTTGATTTGAAACGTTGTTTTCAGTTGACGGATAATGAGTTTCAATATTTTTTCAACCTGGTTCATCAGTCTGATTTCCTTCTAGGATTTAAGCCAGTGGAAGGAGCGGTTGAAACTCTGAAGGACTGGGCTGATATGGGTCACACCATTGATATTGTAACAGGACGTCCGACCTCGGCCCAGGACGCGACCCTTGCCTGGCTTGAAAAAAACGGAGTGCCGTTCAGGGGATTCATCATGGTGGATAAATACAACCGCCCCGGCAATGACTTGTCCCTGGCCATTTCAAAAGAGGAGTTAGCCATGATGGATTACGATCTGGCCGTGGAAGATTCCCCGGAGATGGCTTTATTCCTGGCCCAGGACATGGGCGTATCTACAGCATTGGTCCATCGGCCCTGGAACAGAACGTGCGTCACACATGACAACCTTGTTCGGTGTACCTCCTGGAACGAAATCCATCCCATGATCAAGGAACCGGCACTTGAAGCCCATGAATAAATTATTGAGTGTACGGAACCCAACAGCAAATTCCTGCAACACACCTATTTGCCTGAACGCTTAAAACGAATTGACAATCAACAGGCTAAAAGTATATTTTATAGAATAAATTGCGGAAGCACGCGGCTCACTGGTGGGGCCCTCGGACTTCAAATCCGATGTGCGGGGCTGATACCCTCGCGGGTGGGTTCGATTCCCATGTGCTTCCGCCATTTTTATAAGCAGCTTAATCGTTTTTCCTGCGTGCTCTCACCCCAAAACACTTGCACCAACGCCTCTATCTCGCAGGTAAGCGAGTTCAACAATGCGGTAACGCTGCCGGAAATGCCATTGAAAAAGCCTTGATGTTCAAAAGCGAAAATGATTTAACAATCCAAAGATTGTGCATCTTGTATCTATGAATACAGACTATAATAGGTTGTCATGAGTCCAACAATATTACGTGAAAAAGGATATAGGTTCTTCTTTTTTTCTCGTGAAGAAACAAGAATGCATGTGCATATTAACTGTGAAAATGGAGAGACAAAATTCTGGCTGGAGCCTGAAATCGAGTTAGCTCAAAATCACCGTCTATCCAGATTTGAACTTAAACAAATTGAAAAAATAATCGAGAATAATTATGAGCAGTTTAAAGCCACTTGGCAAAAACATTTCCGGCGTTGAGATCACAAATATTTCTACCCATGGCATCTGGCTGCTGTCAGGAGACAGAGAATTATTTCTCAGTTATGATCAATTCCCTTGGTTTAAAGACGTTCCCATCGGCAAAATAATTAATGTCGAAGAACCAAGCCCGGGGCATTTTTATTGGCCCGATCTTGATGTTGATTTGGGAATTGAATCTATTGAGCACCCCGAACGCTTCCCTCTTATTTCCAAAGGGAATGATTTATCAATTTAAAATTCTCGACTATTCCCTGACCCGCCTCTTTGCCATCCTAATTATTAAAGCCAACGGACAGCACAATTCAGAGGGCATTAAAGTCAACAATCCGAAGCGCGTATCTCTGACGAAAGATAAGTTTTCATCATTTCAAAAATGAGGTGGCCGAAATCGGCCATTTTACCGGGATCTGATAAGAGTTGAATCTGTTGATCCTGGTGTGCCAGGCCGCTTTGGATGACGGCATCATCAAGGGCTTTGGGAAAATCCCCAAGCATTGCCTGTTCCGGGGTATTGGTTTTCATCTGGATCACAACATTCTGGTTTTCGAGCAGCTTGCCTTTGATGGTTTCCGCATAGCTGAGCATATCTTTGTCTGTCAGATTGTCCGTGATAAATATCTCATTTAGCTTTTCAATGAGATATGACAGCCATATTTCCTGCTTGTCTTTTGCTTTGGCCGTCCCCAAACCGTCGGAGGGATGGAGTGTGTACTCGGCTCTATTTTCCTGAAGTTCAAGATCCTGCTGCTTGATTTTGGAAAGGCGATAGTGGGTAAGCTCAACCCCTGTGAGGTCAATCACGTCCTCGTCAGTGATGCTCTCCCTCAGCATGGGACGCAGATGGCGGGCATACAGAGACAGCTTTTCAAGATCTTTGTCATCATACTCCACAATCTGGGACATAAATTCGTAAAACCGGACAAAGGTTCCCAGGTCCTTTTTAAATATCTCCAGGCGGTCCTTTTCGGTCTTGGCTTCCTTGAACTGTTTTTCGGCATTGGCAAGGAGCACGGCATCATTGGTGCTTTTCTTGGTTCGTTCAAACAGTGCTTTGGTTTCATTGTAGCCGGCAACGGCCCAGCGCTGGAGTGCCGGCTTGCAGATATTGGCCAGGGCCGCACTGCTTTTGTTCTTTTGAAGATATGCGTCGCAAAACTGTTCTACCTCTGTCCACAGAAAAATCCCCGAAGCCCGCAGCTTTTCATGCAAATCAAAAATCAGATCCGGATCACTGACCCCGCCGAGTTCGGCTGTCATGTAATAGGGCTGAAAGGCTTCCAGTATATCTTCGGGTTCATTGAAAAAATCCAGGACAAAGGTCCCGCTCTCGGATTTGCCCGGATATATCCGGTTCAACCGGGACAGGGTTTGCACACATTCAACGCCGCCCAGCTTTTTATCAACATACATGGCACAGAGCTTGGGCTGATCAAACCCTGTCTGGAACTTGTTGGCAACGATCATGACCTGATAGTCATCGGCATCAAATGCGATACGGATATCCCGCCCTTTAAGGCCGGGATTCATTAAAAACCCGGTTTCGGTATATTTGTTGCCCAACAGCGCGGCGGCTTCCGGGTCCTTGTCGTTGAATTCGACCTCGCCCGAGAAAGCAACCAAAGCGTGAATATTTTTGTATCCCTGCCTGGCGATGTATTTTTCAAAACACAGCTTGTACCGTACAGCCTCTTTTCGCGATGATGTCACCACCATGGCCTTGGCCTGGCCGCCGAGCAACCCCATGACGTTGTCCTTAAAGTGCTCAATGATCACCTGAACCTTCCGGGAGATATTGTAGTCATGGAGACGAACCCACTGATTCAGTTTTACCTTGGCTTTCCTCGATTCCACCTCATGGTCTTTTCTCTGGATTTTGAGGGCCAGATTATATGCCACCTTGTAGTTGGTATAATTTTGCAGCACATCAAGGATAAACCCCTCTTCAATGGCCTGGCGCATGGTGTAAACGTGGAAGGGTTCAGGCTTATTTGTCCGGGAGGCCACCCGGGTCGGGTCTGGTAACCGGCCAAACAGCTCCAGGGTTTTTGCCTTGGGTGTGGCGGTGAAGGCAAAATAACTCAAGTTCGGGTTGAACTTTCTGGACGCAATGGTGGCATCAAGGATTTCATCCGGGGTCAACTCTTCGTCCATGTCCCGGCTGTCGATCATCAGCACTTCCTTGAGCTGCCTTGCCGTGGAACCGGTCTGGGAAGAGTGGGCTTCGTCCGCAATGACCGCATAGCACCGCGCCTTTAAATTCACATCGGATTCAATGGCCTTGAGGACAAAGGGGAAGGTCTGAATTGTCACAATGATGATGGGTTGGCTGATGGTGAGGGCCTGGGCCAGTTTCTCCGACTTGGAACCGCCCCCAAGATCCCGGGAGATACGGCCAACCACCCCGTCGGCATGTTCAAACTGGTAGATGGTATCCTGGAGCTGGTCATCCAGAACCGTCCGGTCCGTGATGACGATGACCGAGTTGAAGACTTTGCTGCCGTCGGGCTTGGTCAACGCAGAGAGTTGATGGGCTGTCCAGGCAATGGAGTTGGACTTGCCGGAGCCTGCACTGTGTTGAATCAGATACTTTAGGCCCGGCCCATTCTCCCTGGCCGAATTGATGAGTTTATTGACCACATCCCACTGGTGATACCGGGGAAAAATCATGGCCTCTTTCTTGGACTTCCTGCCCTCGAAATCTTCCCTCTCTTCGATCTCAAGGTGGATATAGCGGCCCAGGATGTTCAGCAGGTTGCCCGGCTGCAACACGTCGTTCCAAAGGTAATCCGTGGCGTATTGATCCGGGTTATCCGGTACGTCATTACCGGCACCGCCGCCCTTGGCGCCTTTATTGAACGGCAGAAAAAAGCTGTTGTCACCGTCCAGGCGGGTACACATATAAACCTCATACTGGCTGACCGCAAAGTGAACCAGGGCACCCCGCTTGAAGGTGAGCAGGGGTTCCGGTTTCCGGGTCTGCGGATCAACGGGCGGACGGGTTTTCTTGTACTGGATAATCGCATTCTGCACGGCCTGCTTAAACTCGGATTTCAACTCCATGGTGATGATGGGGATGCCGTTGACAAACAGAACCAGATCAATGCGATATTTTTTGGCCTTTTTTCCGTCGGTTTCTCGTTCTTCTTCGCCGGCCCAGGGAGAATAGACCAGTTCAGGTACGACCCGAAGGATATTGGCCTGGTACCTGGCTTGTGTGACGGGGTTCAGCTCATCGTCCGGCTTGAACTGGCACAGCGGGAACCGGGTGCCCCGCTCCTTGATGTCATGGCGCAGGACGCCCAGGGTGCCGAAGGTGCGCAATTCATCGCCCGTGGAGTTGGGATCGGCCTTGGACAACTGGGCGGCAACCCGATCCAAGAATTTGTCCTCTGTATCATTAGCATAGATCTTACTGAACTTTTCCCACTGCTTTGGCTGGGTTTCTTTGACAAAGGCGATGAGGTCATCAGGATACAAAGCCCGTTTCCGGTCATAGTGATCGGGTCGACCCAGGTGCCAGCCATTGGCCAAAAGATCATTGATGACATTTTTCTGGAACTGAAACTCACAGGATTTGTCTGATATGGCCATGGCTTTTATCCTTATGTGGCTTGGGTTCTGTTTGGCTCCCAGTTGCGGACATCTATTTTGCCGGTTACTGCTGCGGAGATTAGAGCAGTTCTGCGTTCCTTGAGTAAAACTATTTGCTTTTTACAAGAGTCAGAAAGTTTATCATAAGTTGTATTTTGTTTGTTTATAGCGTTTAAGATTTCCTCGATTTCTGCGATTGGGGGGCAAGGGATATGGATTTTTTAAACTCATCCCAATAAAGCCTGAGCCGGAAGTCTGTTATTCCCTTAGAGTATCTTTTCAGCTCAGTTATGGCATTGGGGGTCCGTAATACGAGCTCAACAAACTTGGAATCTATCTTTGTTTTCGGACGACATACAACATATGCTGGACTTATTAATCCATTTACTATTGGTGCTCCAAATCCTCCCTGCCAGGCCCGCATCATGTTGTAGGCAATGTCGTTCTTATGGACAACTTTATAAAGAGATCGATCTTCGCTTCTTGCCACTTTTCTATCCAACTCATCTTCACTCAGCTCTGTATCAGATATTCCTGAATGAATTGAAACACTGAGAATAGGAAGACGTTGTTCTTCCAAAGTGGTAGCCTTGGTGGAGCTTTCGTTATAGAGTTGGCCGATTTTGTTTATATCCCAATGAACTGGCACTTCACCCAGCCACTCCACACCTGAATCCTTCATGGGCACATCCGGATCAAGCCCTTTGGTCACCGCATGACTGATCACAGCCTGACGTTTTTCCTGAAGCAGTTCAATCAGCTTTTCCTGTTTGGCTATCAGGGTGTCGATCTTGGCGGTCTCGTGGTCAAGGAAGCTCACTATTTGAGTTTGTTCTCTATAATCGGAAAGCCCAATTTTTATGGTTCCAACAGTGTCTGTGTTTAAATTAAGCTGCGTCCCGAATTTCCCCAACCCTTTGTATGCTTGTTCTCCAGCAAAAACATAGAATAAGAATTTTGGTGGAATTTTAAGTTCTGGAAAGTAAACGAAACCGTCATGAATGCAAGCTTTTATTGCTGTGATGCAGGGCTTTCCAACAGTTCCAGCTATGCTTAAAAAAAGTTCGCCTGGTTCAAGCTTAACGCTTAGGGAACTGCCTAAATCTGACAAGCGCTGTAATGATGTTTTCAGGTATGTACTTGAAGATGTCACATCGGCGATTCGTGTCCACGCATACTCTCCGTTTTCTTGAAAATATTTTTCATCTTCGATTGGGCGTGGAGAGGCTCCTCTTTTAACAGAACTCAAATGCTTAATTTGGACTATATCCCAATGTACCGGCACTTCACCCAGCCATTCAACCCCAGAATCCATATACACCGGATAAGGCTGATATTTTCCAGCCATCACAACACCTCCTTCCACGGAGGAACGAGTTTTACAATCATTGGGGAATCCCATGGCGTGAATATTCGAGGATAGTCTTCAATAGTCATTGGGAGCTTTTCATATCGCATGACGATATTCCCAAATAAGTGACCCCCCGATTTGAGCATCACAATGATAGGCTTGGGGGGTATTTTCCATATTTGAATTGATCCCCGGAACACACAAGACATTGTTCCACTGGATCTTATGGGGTAGATTTAACAACGACTTAAGGTGATTGCAAGGCCTTTTTGTAAAAGGACGATCAGCTGGCATTACCCATGCACCTCCTGCAGCAGCTGCATGATCTCAGCACTGACCTTGTCCAGATCCGCATCAATGTCCGCAAGATCCCTGGGGGGCTGGTACACATAAAAGTGCCGGTTGAAGGGGATCTCATAGCCAACGATACCGATCTCCTGATCAATGGCATCCTTTTTTTCAGCATCAATCCAGGCTTCGGGGACATGGGGTAAAACCTCTTTGTTGAAATAGTCCTCATTGGTTTCATTCACAGGCCTTGACGGATCCAGGGGAACATTTTCGTAATCCCTCAAATCCGGGTTCGGCTGGTACTCCACCACCTTGCCGTTGTTTTCAAAATGCCCATACGTCGGATTGACGGAGCCCTTTTTAATCACCTTTTTGATCACCCGAACGGCCTCCGGGTTTTTCCAGGCGACAGCCTCCAGGATCTGCT
This window contains:
- a CDS encoding TRAP transporter large permease, with the protein product MITEILILSLFFLFVINTPIAIAIGTASLAAIAVQGDFSLMVVIQRMVAGTDSFHLMAVPLFMYAGTIMEKGGMSQRLIDFANALTGWLPGGLAAVSIVSAMFFAGISGSAAADAAAVGAILIPAMKRSGYPSDFSAAVQAAGGSLGVVIPPSIPMIIFGFLTGASISRLFAAGILPGLLIAISLIAVATLISWKNGFAPENQFSWQTLVRTAKDALLALGAPVIILGGILSGVFTATESAAVAVVYALVVSMVVYRQIRFKDIIPIFGQAGITSAIVMFIISTAYVFSWIAAIENIPDALAGGLLSITDSPVYLLLLINLVLLITGVFVETTASLILLVPMITAMVPNLGIDLVQLGVIVVANLAIGMLTPPMGICLIVSSSISGQSIGAVSRRVVPFLLVLIVDLALITFYPPLTMWLARILGP
- a CDS encoding ATP-binding cassette domain-containing protein, with translation MTETWLNTPMKIENAKISDLNIPLFEASAGEFWCILGQNRSGIDKFFNLLSPDHANIPGAEICLPKDMGIFSFAGQQEIFEQELKNDDSDFMDRLDPGTLARAFIHDPDQYTDMICAFGMDQVLDQGYRQLSTGQTRKLLLLSRISSGSQWLLIQSPFDGLDKAGCGQLDTALDHCRACGMGILVFVYDPGDLPAGATHIAVIDNGQMPLCGPRQDILPKLIDFQGPAHFSADINDLKTAKTGGLKDAVPGEIPHLNELVRLEDGHAGYSGDPVFSGLNLSISTGQHTLVSGPNGCGKSTLLQMISGDHPACYRNRLWIFGTRRGTGESIWELKKRMGIVSTEFHRSYRVAGSVLACVTSGIYDTIGLYQRPTPEDDKKAMAWLERISLAYKADAPFRSLSYADQRLTLIARALIKLPDLLVLDEPTHGLDRANRNAVLDFLGQVAAEQLSTILYVSHREDEFRDFFVSHIRMGN
- a CDS encoding bifunctional metallophosphatase/5'-nucleotidase, translating into MTGFQAKTIYVDVDDVVSRTTETYPGVVAQEFGKTVSFEDLTGFDLKRCFQLTDNEFQYFFNLVHQSDFLLGFKPVEGAVETLKDWADMGHTIDIVTGRPTSAQDATLAWLEKNGVPFRGFIMVDKYNRPGNDLSLAISKEELAMMDYDLAVEDSPEMALFLAQDMGVSTALVHRPWNRTCVTHDNLVRCTSWNEIHPMIKEPALEAHE
- a CDS encoding DUF4160 domain-containing protein, which produces MSPTILREKGYRFFFFSREETRMHVHINCENGETKFWLEPEIELAQNHRLSRFELKQIEKIIENNYEQFKATWQKHFRR
- a CDS encoding DUF2442 domain-containing protein; translation: MSSLKPLGKNISGVEITNISTHGIWLLSGDRELFLSYDQFPWFKDVPIGKIINVEEPSPGHFYWPDLDVDLGIESIEHPERFPLISKGNDLSI
- a CDS encoding type I restriction endonuclease gives rise to the protein MAISDKSCEFQFQKNVINDLLANGWHLGRPDHYDRKRALYPDDLIAFVKETQPKQWEKFSKIYANDTEDKFLDRVAAQLSKADPNSTGDELRTFGTLGVLRHDIKERGTRFPLCQFKPDDELNPVTQARYQANILRVVPELVYSPWAGEEERETDGKKAKKYRIDLVLFVNGIPIITMELKSEFKQAVQNAIIQYKKTRPPVDPQTRKPEPLLTFKRGALVHFAVSQYEVYMCTRLDGDNSFFLPFNKGAKGGGAGNDVPDNPDQYATDYLWNDVLQPGNLLNILGRYIHLEIEEREDFEGRKSKKEAMIFPRYHQWDVVNKLINSARENGPGLKYLIQHSAGSGKSNSIAWTAHQLSALTKPDGSKVFNSVIVITDRTVLDDQLQDTIYQFEHADGVVGRISRDLGGGSKSEKLAQALTISQPIIIVTIQTFPFVLKAIESDVNLKARCYAVIADEAHSSQTGSTARQLKEVLMIDSRDMDEELTPDEILDATIASRKFNPNLSYFAFTATPKAKTLELFGRLPDPTRVASRTNKPEPFHVYTMRQAIEEGFILDVLQNYTNYKVAYNLALKIQRKDHEVESRKAKVKLNQWVRLHDYNISRKVQVIIEHFKDNVMGLLGGQAKAMVVTSSRKEAVRYKLCFEKYIARQGYKNIHALVAFSGEVEFNDKDPEAAALLGNKYTETGFLMNPGLKGRDIRIAFDADDYQVMIVANKFQTGFDQPKLCAMYVDKKLGGVECVQTLSRLNRIYPGKSESGTFVLDFFNEPEDILEAFQPYYMTAELGGVSDPDLIFDLHEKLRASGIFLWTEVEQFCDAYLQKNKSSAALANICKPALQRWAVAGYNETKALFERTKKSTNDAVLLANAEKQFKEAKTEKDRLEIFKKDLGTFVRFYEFMSQIVEYDDKDLEKLSLYARHLRPMLRESITDEDVIDLTGVELTHYRLSKIKQQDLELQENRAEYTLHPSDGLGTAKAKDKQEIWLSYLIEKLNEIFITDNLTDKDMLSYAETIKGKLLENQNVVIQMKTNTPEQAMLGDFPKALDDAVIQSGLAHQDQQIQLLSDPGKMADFGHLIFEMMKTYLSSEIRASDC
- a CDS encoding restriction endonuclease subunit S — its product is MAGKYQPYPVYMDSGVEWLGEVPVHWDIVQIKHLSSVKRGASPRPIEDEKYFQENGEYAWTRIADVTSSSTYLKTSLQRLSDLGSSLSVKLEPGELFLSIAGTVGKPCITAIKACIHDGFVYFPELKIPPKFLFYVFAGEQAYKGLGKFGTQLNLNTDTVGTIKIGLSDYREQTQIVSFLDHETAKIDTLIAKQEKLIELLQEKRQAVISHAVTKGLDPDVPMKDSGVEWLGEVPVHWDINKIGQLYNESSTKATTLEEQRLPILSVSIHSGISDTELSEDELDRKVARSEDRSLYKVVHKNDIAYNMMRAWQGGFGAPIVNGLISPAYVVCRPKTKIDSKFVELVLRTPNAITELKRYSKGITDFRLRLYWDEFKKSISLAPQSQKSRKS